In the genome of Phlebotomus papatasi isolate M1 chromosome 2, Ppap_2.1, whole genome shotgun sequence, one region contains:
- the LOC129802687 gene encoding SET domain-containing protein SmydA-8-like has product MDHQSGLCGFCGIKCDKKCASCHKVFYCSAKHQREDWKNHKKCCPAFTICQDVKMGRFLVANRNLKFGEIVLKEAPIVTGPSQLTAPVCLGCLEEIQEKNMRKCSKCGWPMCSQECEEAESHAEECKVSAARGGVSIEHFVSPHPIYQCILTLRCLLMQNSCPEKWDKLSQLESHNDVRKDSLQWLSDREHVAKFIPRFFKMEHKWTEEEILRVLGIVYINGHEVPLTDPPYVAIYAIASLFEHSCCANVAKSFTETGDVVFWAAREIRKGDHLSICYTDALWGTLERQQHLKETKMFNCNCQRCLDITELGTNFSAIKCGALPEASSLTCDGLFLPQGNKDWKNDWKCGKCSRCVQFKEIQKVLQKAGKDATKMKGNVQSCIQFIEDYSTIFPPKHFIMCDVKCVLVQKIGEGDPQELQKISEDLLVMKAELCNEMLDLISLLAPAENRSRGCMHFELHAVLAEMARRGVEYEVECQALLEKSLFHVEKAIQWLEKEPSVLVEGKIYAQSKINADSLKIVLRMRNLSM; this is encoded by the exons ATGGATCATCAATCGGGATTGTGTGGTTTTTGTGGtataaaatgtgacaaaaaatgtGCTAGTTGCCATAAAGTGTTTTACTGTAGTGCTAAACATCAGCGTGAAGATTGGAAAAATCACAAGAAGTGTTGTCCTGCCTTTACGATTTGTCAGGATGTGAAAATGGGAAGGTTTCTTGTAGCCAAtagaaatcttaaatttggtgAAATAGTTCTCAAGGAAGCTCCAATTGTTACTGGACCATCGCAACTCACAGCACCTGTTTGTCTAGGATGCTTGGAG GAAATTCAGGAAAAGAACATGCGAAAATGCTCAAAATGTGGCTGGCCAATGTGTAGTCAGGAGTGTGAGGAAGCTGAAAGTCATGCAGAAGAGTGCAAAGTGTCCGCTGCTCGTGGAGGTGTTTCAATCGAGCACTTTGTCTCTCCTCATCCAATCTATCAGTGTATCTTGACACTGAGGTGCCTCCTAATGCAGAACTCCTGTCCAGAAAAATGGGATAAATTGTCTCAACTGGAAAGCCACAATGATGTGAGAAAAGATTCACTGCAGTGGCTCAGTGATCGTGAGCATGTAGCTAAGTTCATCCCAAGATTCTTCAAAATGGAACACAAATGGACAGAGGAAGAGATTTTGCGAGTTCTGGGAATTGTGTATATCAATGGACATGAAGTTCCGCTCACAGATCCTCCCTATGTAGCCATATATGCCATTGCATCCCTGTTCGAGCACTCCTGCTGTGCCAATGTGGCCAAAAGTTTCACAGAGACTGGGGATGTTGTCTTCTGGGCCGCAAGGGAGATCCGAAAGGGGGATCATCTCAGTATCTGCTACACAGATGCACTATGGGGCACTCTAGAGCGTCAGCAGCATCTGAAGGAAACCAAAATGTTCAATTGCAACTGCCAAAGGTGCTTGGACATCACAGAATTGGGCACTAATTTTAGTGCAATTAAATGTGGAGCTCTTCCGGAAGCTTCATCACTTACTTGCGATGGACTATTTCTCCCGCAAGGAAATAAAGATTGGAAGAATGACTGGAAATGCGGAAAATGTTCTCGATGTGTACAGTTTAAGGAGATTCAAAAGGTTTTGCAGAAAGCAGGAAAGGATGCGACTAAAATGAAAGGGAATGTTCAGAGCtgtattcaatttattgaagacTATTCAACAATCTTCCCACCCAAGCATTTCATCATGTGCGATGTAAAGTGTGTCCTGGTACAGAAAATTGGGGAAGGAGATCCACAAGAGCTACAGAAAATTTCTGAGGATTTACTGGTGATGAAAGCTGAACTGTGCAATGAGATGCTAGACTTGATATCTCTTCTGGCACCTG CTGAAAATCGTTCTCGTGGGTGCATGCACTTTGAGTTGCATGCTGTTCTGGCTGAAATGGCACGAAGAGGCGTGGAGTACGAGGTGGAGTGCCAAGCATTGCTGGAAAAGTCTCTCTTTCATGTTGAAAAAGCCATTCAGTGGCTCGAGAAGGAGCCCTCAGTTCTGGTTGAGGGCAAAATCTACGCTCAATCAAAAATTAATGCTGATTCCCTAAAGATTGTTCTAAGAATGCGTAATCTTTCAATGTAG